tatttttatgtggtgctgaggattgaacccagtgcctcacacatggttggCGAGTGCTCTAGCTCTGAGCCACGACCTCCGCccatatttatgttttatttcaagacagtgtCTAACTAAATTGCTATGGCTAACCCCAACGGGAGAtcgtcttgcctcagcttcctgagtctttGGGATTATACGCATGCACTATCGTGCCCAGCAATGCATATTAACAATTACTAAGGACTTTTAACTTCTGATTTATTTTAACCTTAAACAATCCACTCTCTTGAGTTGATAAATATTTTGATCTTTTTCCTCCTTCCTACAACccgattttattttatgtttctcttCAATCTATTTGAGATGTGCTCTGAGAACAGATAGCTGTCCTCTTCAGGTCCATACCTGTGGGACTCGGTTCCAgcatttttctcaaatatttatcCCGGCTTAAGGTGCACTCCTCACTTTAACGCAGAAGTGGTTCTCAGGCTCCTACAACTTTTGCTCTCCTCCATTTAGGTCTGCACAATTACAGACCATTTGTGTGCCTTAGTGACCCAAGGTCCTCAGGTAAGACAACTGGGACATGGAAAAAAGAGGAAGCTGTTTATTTGAAAGCAGAACAGTCCATTTGAAAATGAGGCCCACCCTGCCATACTTGTTCTTAGACAACCTGGCCTAAGGATAAAGGAGTACTTTAAAGAATATTCTGAGATTGGGGGTTTCACTTGGAGGCTTGCAACATTTTGTTATGAAAGGATCATAGAAAATCTTAACCTTTTTGGTGCGCTTATGCGATTCCCATAAGATGTCAGTGAGGTAGGAAGTGGGGTTACTACATCAAGGAAGTAAGCTTTGGAACATGTGTGACTTGCTAAAGGTCACCCAGAAACTCCCTGGAGACCTGAGGTTGATACTCAGGGCTTCTCTCCCTAAcacccttccttcttttttttttcccacccttCCTTTTTTCCATAAGGTATTGAAAATCCCCACGTGGCAAACACTATTAGGAGTAGGGCTACAGTATTGAACATGAAGGATGGAGTTCTTTCTGCTTTGGAGTTTTCATAAAGGCCATACAGACATATATGTAAAGAGATGGGGGAGTGGGAGAGAAAAGATAAATCATGAACAGCAAACTGTAGGTACCATATGATTTATTAACATAGACCCAAGTGAGAAAATGACAGGTGGGAGTGAGGGATGCTCCAGACAGAAGAGTCAGGGAAAGCTGCTCTTAAGAGAAGTCATTTAAGCTAGTCCAGTATTGTAAGGGGAGCAAAGCCCTCTAGGACAAGAAAATGACAGGTTCTTAGTTCCCAAAGCAGGAGTGGCAAGAAGCAGTTGTGATGCATGTGAGAGGTAGGACTGACAAGGGTGAGGGAAGAGAAGGAGCAGGGTGAGTAGGGTGAGGGTCAGCTGTGGGAGGAGCAGCTGGTGGGATGGTGGTTGATGGCAGAGTTGGGGAAGCTTGGGAGAGGCAGGGGGCAGCAGAGAATCTAGAGCCCAGTTTGACTATGTTAAGTCTCAGAGGCCCATTGGATATCCATAGGGAGGTGTCATTGGGCAGTTGAGTGACTACAAGTCTGGGAGAGAGGCCAGGATGGAGATAAGGATTTGGGAATCATCAGCTAATAGAAAGTGTATAAAAtcacctcaaaaaagaaaagtaaagggATTGGATGACTGAGTCCTGGGATAATGGAACATATAGAAGGAGGAGGCTGAAAGGGACACTGGAAGAAGTGCCCAGTGTTAGGAAAGAAAAATCAGGTAAGGGTAGTTTCACTGAAGCTAAAAAAAGTGTTTTAGAAATGGGCCAGGGCAACCATGTTGAATATTGCACAGGGAATATGGACAGTGAGGACCTAGTCTTGCCTACCACATCTGGCAGCAAGTTTATGACCTTGCTAAGAAGAATTTTAGTGGGTTGGTATGGGCAGAAACCTCAAttgatggagttgaagaatatgttGATTTGTGGATTAGCATGGCAGATGGCCACAGATGAAAAACAAGGGTAATCACTAACTCAAGGGAACACAAAAAGTTATTCTGAGATAGAAGGGTCATCATATTAACCACATGACTTGTTTCAGATGGATGTGGTTGCAACCAAACTTGTAATTCTGCTCTAACCTTCATGACATTATTGTATGAAGGAAACAGTGGATGGAGGGTACATGTGATGGGGAGGGATTAAAGAGCTGTCTTCCCTTCTTAAAGATGTCTGAATCAACATCAGGAGTCGAGGCATAGGGAATATAAGGTTGCAGAAAGCATGGAAAAGTCATTTTGGAAAGTGTAATTACAAGGGAAGTGTAGTAGGAATGTGGATTTTCTGGGAGGTCCATAAGACATGTGAGATGCTATATTTGAAATGTAATCAGTCAACAGTAAAGAGACTTTTCCCATTCACTGAAGGCTCTGAGTATTGGGTATTGGGGGAAGCAGGCTCTCTGGCATCTATTTGTACCTAGGAGGAGTTTGGGGTCTTCAATGGGGTCTGGTGTGTGAGATCAGTCTAAGAATGATGACCCTGACAGGCATGGCTGATGGAAACAGGGATGTCCTGGCCAGTCCCAGGGCTTGTGCCCCTCAGTCAGTTTGGCTTCATGTGTTTTCAGATGGTAACCTGAACCCAAAAGGCAGAGTGGGTAAGGTATGGGGCAAGGCACATATGAGCTTGGCCTGTCTTACAACCCATAAAGCCTCAGACAATGGCTTATAACCCAGCTTGTTTCCAGACACAGGtggaatgaaagtgttcttcctgGCGTGTCTTAGAAAACTGCTTTGTctggaaaaatttttgtgtttttaagaaTGCCATTAATAATTCAATACTACTATTAATTAACTGCACAATGGCACAAGCACTTTTTTTCAAACTTTTGCATATTAAATATTCAGTGCCCACAACAACACTGTGCAGTGGCCACTGCTCTTCTTACTTTACACTGGAGGAAAGTGAGACACAGAGAAGTCAGTGACCTGCCCAGATCAGGATGCTTTCCCATGTCCTTGAGATAAGAACTGCTCAGCACTTCCTCTTGAAGTCTCTTTAAGACCCTAAGGGGTCATTTCTGTTGGCGGGTGTGGGAAGCACCCTCATGGCTACACTTAGCGGGGAGGAGGACTCCACACTTGAAGTCCCCCAGTGCTTAAAGAAGCAGCCAAGAGCCTGTGGGGGCTGGGAGAGTTGGGGAGTATGCATAGACTGAGACCCATGGTGGCCATCTTGGGCCCAAGACCAGGGCAGCAGGCAGCACTCCAGTGGCCTGGGGGAAGGGAGGCCTCAACCCCTTTATATCTGCCAGCCTGAGATTAGGAACACAAAGTTCTCTTCCTGGGCTGGGTCCATTGGAGTGGTTCCTTTCCCTTCACTGGAGGACCAGAGTACTTAGGATCCCACTTCCACCCTGGCCTGACATGGAACTTGCCCTAGGGTCTTGGAGGGGGTTGGAACAGGAGGCTGTCAGTTCCCATGGGGCTCTCCTTGCACCTGTGGACCTTACAGACTCTGGAGTTCTTGCTCCCCACAGTAGCTCCCCAACCCATGTTCCTGATTGGGAGGACTGTGATGGGGAACATGTCACCAAGTTGCCACCAAGGCCAAAGGCTCAGGGTCTTAGTCCCTTTACCTCGCTCTGTAGGGTCTTGGTGTAGTGGGAGTGTCCAGAGCTTCCCCCAGAAGATTGCCACCCACACTATCACCAAGAGAACAATGCCCTGTGGTCTGTAACCTTCCCTTGACTCCATGACTGTGGCTGCTTTGCTCAAGAGATTGCAAATAGGAATTccctttcccaagtcctctgaccTGGCCACCTTTGCTGTGTTGTTCCCAGGAATTTGTCCTTTTGCAGGGATAATGTGATTGTCCCCTGCATCACCACTCCTGTCTGGAGCCTTACCCTGCTCCGAGCAAACCAGCCCCTTGGGCCTCTCTTCCCCCTCTATAAGGGCTGTGTTAAGTGGAAGGGGTCCTTTGACCCCCAGTCTCCTCTGGGCATCCAGAGTGCTCAGATGGTCTCTGGGTAACCCCCAGTTTGTCCCTCTCCCAGAGACTAGAGAGTTGTAGTCACAGTTGCAGCAGCTCCTGTCACACTATGGCCAATGACATTCCAGTGGCCTGCCTCCCTCCTCCACCATCTTCTGCACTGAGTCCCACGTGTGTCCCTAGACACATGAATCACTGCTGATGGCTTGGGACCTGGTTGCTGAGGGCTCCTGGGGAGCCACTGGGGAGGGGGGATGGCAGTCACGTCACCTCTGAAGGAACACCTGCGGACATAAATAGGCAGCCTGCCAAGGCAGCAGCACACAGCCAGCCCAGCAGCTCTGCACAGTGCTGTACTGCGAGCGCCAGGATGCCCGACACCATGCTGCCCGCCTGCTTCCTCGGCCTGCTGGCCTTCTCCTCTGCTTGCTACTTCCAGAACTGCCCGAGGGGTGGCAAGAGGGCCATGTCCGACCTGGAGCTGAGACAGGTAGCACCATGGCCCATCTCAGGGCTGCTGGGAGTGGGCAGTCCCCAGGACTGGTAGGGGCTAGGAAGGAGGGAATCCTTGGGAGAAGCCAGTCTTAAGGGGAGAGACAAGGCTGGGCAGAAGGGCATCAGGCTAGGTCAGAAGGGACCAGGCTGCTGGGCAAGTTGGGAGGAGCAGAAGGGGCTTTTGGACAGAGACCCTAAGTAGATAAGGGATGTAGGAAAGAGCTGCTTCCCCAGTAACTGGGCTTGGGGCTGGATCAGGAAGAATGTGGTGGGGAGGTCTCTGAGCCTGTGGGGTCCTCTCATCCAGACTAGCTGGAGGATCAGAGGCTCTGTCCCACCTGCAATCCCAGGCCTTCCCCACCCAGTACCAGCTGTTCTCAGCCACAGGTGGTTGACCCCACACACAGATGGCCATTGATCTGAGCTGGCCTGAGCAGGAGGACCACCCAAGCATCCTGTAAGGAAGTTCTGCTTGGTGTCTAGCCCAATTCTCTAGTGTTGTGTGTTCAGCGGATTCCTTTCTATTCCAGTTGTGGCAGAGCTGATGGAAATTTGACCACCATACTCAATTCTACCCAGGTCACAGGTGGCTCCATGTTGAACTGTAGAATAAGTGAGGCTGGGCAGATGGGTTTTTCTCCTTTTGAGGAATCAGGTGTCCCTGCCCTCCTCTAGAGCTCAGACCCCTGGCACCCACCTAACTGACCATAGTTTGGTGACCCAGAGAGCTGCCCCTGTTGAGATCCACCAGGTTAGTGGTGGGTTTCAAGGGCAAGGCCAGAAAATGGGATGAAGGGCCAGGATGTGCTCTGGATGATCCAGAGGGCCACAAGGCATAAGGACCAAGCTTGAGTAATGGGGCAGGAGGAAGGTCTGGAATGAGGATGGGGTGGGCAGATGCCTAAGGGGTGCACAACTGCAATGACCCAAAGCTGAAGAGTAAGATGACCCGCTCCTATAGCCCCCTCCCATAACTCAGGGGAGGATGGTGAGAGCTATTACTGAGAGCTATCTCCAGTCCACGGAAAACCTGAGTTTAGTAGATTGCTCACAGGCTCTTGACCACTGTCAGGCACAGACAGCACCCTGGCACCTGCAGCTCCCATGGTATCACCCACACTCCCAAGCCCTGGACCCCAGAATCTGCCTCTCGGGGTCCCCCACCGTCTTCACCGCTTGCCCCCTCCCGCTCACCCTCTTCCTTCCCGCAGTGCCTCCCCTGTGGCCCCGAGGGCAAAGGTCGCTGCTTCGGGCCCAGCATCTGCTGCGGAGACGAGCTGGGCTGCTTCGTGGGCACAGCCGAGGCGCTGCGCTGCCAGGAGGAGAACTACCTGCCGTCGCCCTGCCAGTCGGGCCAGAAGCCCTGCGGGAGCGGGGGCCGGTGCGCGGCCGCCGGCATCTGCTGCAACGAAGGTGCGCGCTTTCAGGAGGCAGGCGGGGTGGGTCCGGGGAGGGGGGACACTGAGGTCGAGGCCCCTGATCTGTGCCCAGCCCCGGGGAGCCCGCGCTCACACTGTCCTTTCCGCAGAGAGCTGTGTGAGCGACCCAGAGTGCCGAGAGGGCTTTCGCCGCCGAGCCCGCGCCAGCGACAGGAACAACGCCACGCAGCTGGACCCGCCCACGGGGGCCCTGCTGCTGCGGCTGCTGCAGCTGGCGGGGGCGCCCGAGCCCGCCGAGCCCATCGAGCTCGCCAAGCCCGGCGCGGACTGATCCGATCCCTCCTGCCGCCCTGCCCCCGCCCTTCCGCGACAGCCCCTGTGGCACCGAAAATAAATCTCTGTAAATGCACTCGAGCGTCTGTCTCAGTCTCTGGGCCCGGGAGGAAAGAGGAAAGTGGGTGTGGCGCGGACCCCGGTCCCGACCCAGTCAGTTCCTGCACCCGTGGTCGAGGGCAGATCCACCCCAAAGAAGGGAGAGATGCTATAGAGGAAGAGATCCTGGAAACCAAAGAGGGAAATGTAAAAACAGAGGACAGGGCCACCTAGGGGAAGGCGGAGGGAAAAGGctagatgctgggagccacagccaattaatatgatgcatggcatttttgattgaaaggtgatgccagctagccattgagatgatatgattatgttaaaaattacattcatatggataccggactcctgctgcgggactcctggagagttcccattggttgggaaagtgcagtaggagggaattccggggaggcgcttgcgctagagttccgggaaggaaccggcagaacgccgcgtgggtggatcgggaagtttCCCGggggacgtgttattggcggttctttaaaataaagtttgttcctgtttgagtggctcgtgatcttgtgccc
This region of Callospermophilus lateralis isolate mCalLat2 chromosome 3, mCalLat2.hap1, whole genome shotgun sequence genomic DNA includes:
- the LOC143394866 gene encoding vasopressin-neurophysin 2 — encoded protein: MPDTMLPACFLGLLAFSSACYFQNCPRGGKRAMSDLELRQCLPCGPEGKGRCFGPSICCGDELGCFVGTAEALRCQEENYLPSPCQSGQKPCGSGGRCAAAGICCNEESCVSDPECREGFRRRARASDRNNATQLDPPTGALLLRLLQLAGAPEPAEPIELAKPGAD